The following coding sequences lie in one Klebsiella huaxiensis genomic window:
- the modF gene encoding molybdate ABC transporter ATP-binding protein ModF: protein MSLLQISQGTFRLSDTKTLNIEHLSVRAGESWAFVGSNGSGKSALARALSGELTLLSGQRECTFSRITRLSFEQLQKLVSDEWQRNNTDLLSPGEEDTGRTAAEIIQDEFKDPSRCARLGEQFGISHLLQRRFKYLSTGETRKTLLCQALMGNPDLLILDEPFDGLDVASRQQLAELLATLNREGITLVLVLNRFDEIPEFVQFAGVLADCVLSETGEKQALLKQALIAQLAHSEKLDGMTLPEPDAPAARHALDDNAPLIMLNDGRVSYNDRPIINHLSWTVNPGEHWQIVGPNGAGKSTLLSLVTGDHPQGYSNDLTLFGRRRGSGETIWDIKKHIGYVSSSLHLEYRVSTNVRNVILSGYFDSIGIYQAVSDKQHKLVQNWLDILGIDKRTADAPFHSLSWGQQRLALIVRALVKHPTLLILDEPLQGLDPLNRQLVRRFIDVLISEGSTQLLFVSHHAEDAPDCITHRLAFITSGDGYTYQVGPLEN from the coding sequence ATGTCATTATTGCAAATTTCGCAAGGCACGTTTCGCCTGAGCGACACAAAAACGTTAAATATTGAGCACCTCAGCGTGCGCGCTGGCGAAAGCTGGGCTTTCGTCGGCAGCAACGGCAGCGGGAAATCAGCCCTTGCGCGGGCGCTGTCCGGCGAGCTGACGCTGCTTAGCGGGCAGCGGGAATGTACTTTCTCGCGCATCACCCGCCTCTCTTTTGAGCAGTTACAAAAGCTGGTCAGCGACGAGTGGCAACGCAACAACACCGATTTGCTCAGCCCAGGAGAAGAAGATACCGGACGCACAGCGGCGGAAATCATCCAGGACGAATTTAAAGACCCTTCTCGCTGCGCCCGCCTTGGCGAACAGTTTGGTATTAGCCACCTGCTACAGCGACGCTTTAAATATCTCTCTACCGGCGAAACGCGTAAAACGCTGCTGTGCCAGGCGCTGATGGGCAACCCCGACCTGCTCATTCTTGATGAACCGTTCGATGGACTTGATGTCGCCTCGCGCCAGCAGCTGGCGGAACTACTGGCGACGCTTAATCGCGAAGGTATCACCCTTGTGCTGGTACTTAACCGTTTCGATGAAATACCAGAATTCGTCCAGTTCGCTGGCGTGCTGGCGGACTGCGTCCTGAGCGAAACTGGGGAAAAGCAGGCGCTGCTGAAACAGGCGCTGATCGCCCAGTTGGCGCATAGCGAAAAGCTTGACGGCATGACCCTACCGGAGCCGGACGCCCCGGCCGCGCGTCACGCGCTGGACGACAATGCACCACTCATCATGCTGAACGACGGCAGAGTTTCTTATAACGATCGGCCGATCATTAATCACCTGAGCTGGACGGTAAATCCTGGCGAACACTGGCAGATAGTCGGCCCCAACGGTGCCGGAAAATCCACTCTCCTCAGCCTGGTCACTGGCGATCATCCGCAGGGGTATAGTAATGACCTGACCTTGTTTGGCCGCCGTCGTGGCAGCGGCGAAACCATCTGGGATATTAAAAAGCATATTGGTTACGTGAGCAGCAGCCTGCATCTGGAGTACCGCGTCAGCACCAACGTGCGTAACGTGATTCTCTCAGGCTACTTCGACTCTATCGGCATCTACCAGGCTGTTTCCGACAAGCAGCACAAGCTGGTGCAGAACTGGCTGGATATCCTCGGGATCGACAAGCGCACTGCCGATGCGCCGTTTCATAGCCTTTCCTGGGGACAGCAGCGGCTGGCGCTGATCGTCCGCGCACTGGTCAAACACCCTACCCTGCTGATCCTTGATGAACCGTTACAGGGGCTAGACCCGCTCAACCGCCAGCTGGTGCGCCGCTTTATCGATGTGCTCATTAGCGAAGGTTCGACGCAGCTGCTGTTTGTTTCCCACCACGCCGAGGACGCACCGGACTGCATTACCCACCGCCTGGCGTTTATTACGAGTGGAGACGGTTACACTTACCAGGTGGGTCCGCTGGAAAATTAA